The genomic stretch CATATTCTCAATCACTTCTTTTCCCGGTGATGGTAAAGGATATCCGAAAACAATATGCTCATAGATTTGCTGGTAATAATCCATATAATTTCCGGCCTCACTTGAAGTAAGTATTCTTTGTGTTTCGGAACTTTCATTCAGATAATTTAAAATCCCATCTGTTTCTTTCAAAGGCTGCATCCATTCTTTTCCATAAACAGGAATGGCTCCGGCTACCAATTCAGCTTCCTGATTATCTGTTCTTTCCTGCAGGAAACTTCCTCTATCTCCATGCATTTTATAAGCATAATGATCTTCTTTAGTAAATACCGAGGATTTTAGTCGTACTCTCAGATCATTTTTATAGAATAACAGGATTTCAAAATAATCATTGGCAAACGATGCTCCCTTCATAGAAAATACATCAGCAAAAAGTTTTTCCGGATACCCGAAATACTGTACCGCCTGATCCACCAGATGTGCTCCTAAATCATGTAAAGAACCCGAACCTACCTGATCCGGATTTTCTTTATGCTGTTTTCCACTCGGCGTGGTGCGGAACCTATCAAAACGGATTTCAGCTTCTTTAATGTTCCCTAATTTTCCTTCATTTAAAATTTTTTGTACCTGTTGGAAGTCACGGTCAAATCTTCTGTTCTGATATACACTTAAAAACAATCCTTTCTCTTCTGCCAGCTTCACCAGCTCTTCTGCTTCTTCTACGTTTACTGTAAAAGGTTTTTCAACAATGATATTTTTCCCTGCTTCCAAAGCTTTTTTGGCGTATTCATAATGTGTCTGAACCGGAGTATTGATGATCACCAATTCTACCTCTGCATTTTGAAGCATATCTTCTACCGAGCGGTAAACAGTAGATTCAGGATATTTCTCTTCAGACTCATTTTTACTTCTTTCTACTACCGCAGAAATGAAAAATCCAGGATGTTGTTTTAAAAATGGGGCATGAAATACTTTTCCACTCATCCCAAAGGCACAAAGCCCAGCTTTTACCAGTTGCATATTTTAATTTTTCAACAAATATATTCATAAAAAATTCCGGATTATCCATCTACAAAAAGGATAGAACCCTTCCATCTATTTCATCATTGAAAAACATGATAAAAATCACAAATTAATTTTTATTCATTCTAAACAAATACTTACATTTGCGCCTTATTTAAAACTGTTCTACATAAAAATAAAATGAAAAGACAATTACTATCTTTAGGTCTTCTATTTATCGCTGTTTCAGCCAGTGCACAGCTGAAAAACGCTGAAGCAGATACCATCAGAACTCAAACCATTGAAGACATCAATCTTCATAAGACCGGGAATCCGAACCAGGCGAGAACTTTATCTACAAAGTCTAACCTGACGGTAATGGAAAATCCTCAGCCTATTGCCATTGTTACACATGAAATCATTGAGCAGCAACAGGCAAAACAGCTAAGTGATGTTCTACAAAACGTAAACGGATTGTATATTACCTCATCAAGAGGAAATTCTCAGGACAGCTTTGGTGGGCGTGGTTTTATTTTAGGAAATGATAATATTTTCAAGAACGGATCTAGAATAAATAGTGGTGTTTTCCCTGAAGTAAGCGGTCTGGAAAGAGTAGAAGTTTTAAAAGGTGCTAATGCAATGCTTTTTGGTAATACAGCAGCAGGAGGTGTTATCAATATGATCACCAAAAAACCTAAATTCAATTTTGGTGGAAGTATAGGATTAAACGGTGGAAGCTGGAATTCTTACAAACCCACCATTGATATTTATGGACCATTATCTAAAAATATTGCATTTAGAATGAATGGAGCTTATGAGTATGCTGAAAGCTTCAGAGATGTGGTACAATCTGAAAAATATTACTTTAATCCTTCCTTCTTATTTAATTTAAGTGAAAAGTCTCAGTTAATTGTTGAAGCAGATTATCTGAAAACTAATTTCACTCCAGATTTCGGGCTTGGATCGATTACTGAGAAAGATCAAAGCTATAGATTGAATGATGGTATCTCCAGAAATGTTTTCTTCGGAACCGACTGGCAATATCAAAATGTACAGCAAGCTTCTACGAACGTAACTTTTAATCATCAATTTAACGAAAGATGGTCTTTAAATGCTACAGCTTCTTACCAAAACTATACTAAAGATTATTTTTCTTCTGAAAGGGTACAATGGATCTATGATATTAAAGATAAAAATGTAGATCCCAACAGATTATCCTGGAAAAGACCTTTTGGTAAAACTTATAACGAACAAAATTATACTTCAGCACAAGTCAACATCAATGGTGAATTTAATACCGGAAAAATTAACCATAAAGTATTAATTGGTTCAGATGCGGATTATAGCCAAGCGGATGCTTATACTTATAATGTTACAGATCCAAAAAATCTTCTCTACTTAGATGATCCTTCAACATGGGGAAGTATTGATATGCCAAATTCTACTCTTAATACAAGAAACAGAATCAATACAAGAAGAATTGGGGTCTATGCACAAGATTTTATTAGCTTAACAAAGCAACTAAAAGTAATTGCCGGATTAAGATGGTCTTATGTAGAAAATATGCCTACGTTGACTACCCGTTTTGCATCAAATGAGAAATTTGAAGTAGCAAATTCTTCAACTTCTGATCATGCATTTTCTCCAAAAGTGGGATTGGTGTATGCTCCAAATGAAAACCTTTCAGTATTTGCCACATACACCAATTCCTTTGCTTCAAACGCTGGATATACTTCTGATCAATTTAATACAGTAAATACCAATCAACCTGTTCAGCAAATCCAAAATCAGCTAGGTACTTTATCAAGACAAAGCATAAAACCATCAACGGTTGATCAATACGAAATTGGTATTAAAAAGAATTTCTGGAACAATGCTTTAGCGGTTAACTTAACGGCTTACCAGATTATGTACAACAATTATTATCAAACATATTGGTTCATTCCTACATCTACACCTAATGCAGCACCGGTAAATTCAACAGATACCAATCTTAAAGAATTTGCTGGAAATATGAGAAGCCGTGGTGTAGAATTAGACATTACTGGAAATCCTACAGAAAACTTATCCATCATTGGAGGTTTCTCTTATAACAACTCAGTTTATCTTAATACTCCTGAAAAAGGATATGTTGAAAACCAAAGATTGGTAAGAACACCAGCTACAACAGCGAATGTTTCCGTTTTCTATAAATTTACAAACTATGTAAAAGGATTAAAAGTTGGGGCTGGGATCTACTACATTGGTGACAGGATTGCAGGTTGGAATGATTCAAAATCTACCAACGTAAGCAGAAATAACGTAAGTAGAATGTTTGATCTGAAAGATTACACAACGGTTTCTGTGTCAATCGGCTACGAATGGCAAAAATTCTCTATCCAAGGGAGAGTGGGAAACTTGTTTGACGTAGTTAACTATAACGTTCACGAAAACTATTCGGTAAATCCGATTACTCCAAGAAATTATTATTTTACACTGACTTACAAGCTGTAAAATTTAATCACTTCTTTATTAAAAGTGGAGATTGCATTTTTGCAGTTTCCACTTTTGAAATTTAAAAACAAAACAAAAAAACGATATGGATAAGATCAAAGACACAAGAAGTTTCATGAGAGTTACACACCGTTATCTGGGATATTTCCTTGCAGGTATTATGGCGGTATACGCGGTAAGTGGAATCATTCTGGTCTACAGAGACACTGATTTTCTAAAGAGTGAAAAAAAGTATGAGAAGACTTTATCTGTCAACCTATCTGAAAAAGAGCTTAAAAAGGAGCTAAAGATGAAAGGTCTTGAAGTAGAAAAGACTGAAGGTACGATTCTTCATTTTAAAAAAGGGACTTATGATTCTGCTACCGGTGTTGCAAAGTATTCAAAAATGGAACTCCCTTTTGTGCTGGATAAAATGGTCTCTCTTCACAAATCACAATCTAAAGATGCTATCGCTCCTTTAAGTGTGTTTTTCGGAGTTGCACTTTTCTTTTTTGTAATATCAAGTTTCTGGATGTTTAATCCTAAGACAAAAGCGTTCAAACGTGGGATAAAGTTTACCATTGCAGGATTGATTATCTCAGTAATCCTTTTATTAATTTAATAAGATCATAAAAACGAATACTAAATCGTTTAAACTTATATAATTTCTGTAGGCCAGTTTCCAATTCTCTTTATTTATGATTATAAAATAAGCAATTATAATGTTAAAAAACTGAATTATATATCCCTCATAATCTTAACATTAATTTAGAAAAATTGTCTAAAATTAAGAGTCTGGCACATTTATTGTTTTTTCTATAATTCGTGAATAATAAACATTTAATTATTAAAATAATAAATTATGAAAAAACTTATTTTAACAGGGATATTAGCTGTTGCAGGTTTAACAGCAACTGCAAACGCTCAGATTCAGAAAGGTAATTGGATGGTAGGGGGTAACCTTGCAGGTGCCAACTTCGGATTAAACAAGGGAGGTGGTTATGATTTTAATATTCAGCCGAAAGGAGCTTATTTTATTGAAGATAATGTGGCGTTAGGAGGTTATGTAGATTTAGGCTTCAAAGGGGCGAAAGATGCGCCAACGACTTTTACGTATAATGTAGGTGCGTTAGGACGTTATTATCTTAATCCGGGAGAGCAAGGTGTAAACAACTTACTACACCACGGAAGATGGTTCCTTGAAGGTAATGTAGGTATCGGAGGAACATCAATCTCTAAAGGGGGTTCTTCTTCTAATGGTCTTAACTTTGGATTTGGTCCTGGTTATTCATACTTCATTACCCCAAATATTGGTTTAGAAGGTTTAGTTAAATATGATGCGAATGCAGGATTCGGAAGCGGAGGATACACTAACAAAATTACTTTTGGTTTAGGATTCCAGATTTATCTTCCAACATCTAAAGCAAAACAAATCATCAACGATGTTAAGTAATCACTGAGATACTTATAAAAAAATTGAAAGCGGCCCGAAATTATTTCGGGCCGCTTTTCGTACAAATTAAAACTAAACTATAAAAAATCAAATAAATCATATATTGGGTTGGGGCGTATATCTTAAATACGGCTTTATTTCAGTTACTCCTTTAGGGAATTTTTTGATCGCATCTTCTGTAGAAACTGTAGGGGGAACAATGACATCATCGCCGTATTCCCAATTGACAGGAGTAGCCACCTGATAGCCGTCCACCAATTGTAAAGAATCCAACACCCTCAGAATTTCATTAAAATTTCTTCCTGTAGAAGCCGGATATGTAATAATAAGTCTCACTTTCTTTGCAGGATCAATAATTAATAATGAACGCACTGTTGCCGTAGCAGAAGCATTAGGATGAATAAAATCATAGAGCTCAGAAATCTTTCTTTCTTTATCCGCTATGATTGGAAACTGTACATCCGTATTTTGGGTTTCATTAATATCTTTCACCCAATTCTGATGATCCTCTACCCCATCCACACTTAAAGCAATCACCTTGGTATCCCTCTGAGCAAATTCGGACTGTAATTTAGAAGTAAATCCCAGCTCCGTAGTGCATACGGGTGTATAATCTGCCGGATGTGAAAATAAAATTCCCCACGAATTTCCCAGATAATTATAAAAATTAATATCTCCAACAGATGATTCTGCCTGAAAGTTGGGGGCTGTATCTCCTAATTTGATTAACATAATATTTCGCGTTTGTTAGTCTACAAATTTAGTAGACTTTTTGATACTGGCAAAATTTTTGTTGAAAATTTATATCTTTAAAGTAAAATTTTATTCATGGAGAAAACCGGACTCACCTACATTGACTTGGTGTATAAGGTATTGGAAAATTGGTATGTAACGTTTGCAGAGCTTACTCCTAAACTGATTGTCGGCATTTTAGTATTTACATTCTTTCTGATCACCAGTAAGTACATGAGCCAGATTGCTGTAAAATTATTTCACAAGTTCTTTCCTAAAAGCCAGAAAGAGAGCTCATTGGTTACTCTACTCAGCATATTCAGATTCCTGATCATGTTGCTGGGAACTTTTATTTCCCTGGAAATTATGGGATTCAGTGGTTTCCTTTGGAAATTTATCGGAAGTTTAGGAGTGGCCGGAGTGATTGCAGGGGTAGCATTGAAGGATCTTGTTTCAAGTATCTTTTCAGGCATGCTCATTGGCATTGATAAAGCTTTTAAAGTTGGGGATTATATTACCATAGGAACTCATTCAGGTACAGTACAGGAAATTGGATTTTTAACAACGAAAATCCTTACAGATGATGGAAAGAAAGCTTATATCCCGAATCAGGTTGTTTTTAATGCCCCTTTTTATAATATCACCGCTTCTCCGCAACGTCGAATTATTTTAAATTTTGAAATTCCAGCAGATGAAGATATCAGTAAGGCGCAGAAAGGAATTCTGGAAGTGGTCAAAAACCTTGATAATGTAGATAAACTGGATACCGCAGAAGTAATCTTTACAGATCTGAAACAGGGTTCATTCAATCTACAAGTTAAATTCTGGATCAAAATAGGAGCTAATCTGGCGCAGATCAGAAGTAAAGCTTATTTAGCAATTAAGGAGCGCTTTGATGTGGATAAAATCCAGCTGGTAACACCTACAAGCATTAGTATCACAAATGGAGAAAATAATTTACCTGAGAGCCAGGATAAATAATTTTTTTTATCACATGCAGATTTGCTAGATTATTGTGGCTTAATTAAAAATAATAAAAGCTGTTTCAATTTTTGAGACAGCTTTTTTATTGGTAAACGCCAAGGTTTTAAATTATGTTTTTTAAGGTACAAAAAGATTCTATCTTCTATAAAATTCTATACCGTTGAATAGTTGCCCCGAATGCATGAATCATTTTATTTTTCTTTTGTCCATACTCTTTAAAAACAAGACTAAAGAAAATAACGTGAATACTGTTTATAATTATGGAAATGAGATGAGATGAAATATATTTAAAGAAGCGTTCCTTCAGTTTCAGACAGATCAGAGATCTTCAAATGATAACTATAAGACCGGCCACAGACCTGTTCCTCTTTTTTTCTTTTCTATAATTTATTAAAACTACTGAAGCTGTTTTTGTGTAAAGTCAATAACACATTTATTACAGGCAGAGCAAAATCTACCTTTTATTGTGTAGATATCTCAATCTTCGGAGCATGGTTACGGAATGCATACATTCTTCATGAATGAGATTTCGTATACGCATTAAAAAACCGTTCCAAAAATGAAACGGTTTCTTATATTATTTGAAAATTTTAGATTATGCTAAAACTTCTTTTACTTTGTTTGCAGCTTCTTCTAAAGTAATTGCAGAGTGAACCGGAAGACCAGACTCGTCAATTAATTTTTTAGCTTCTACAGCGTTAGTTCCCTGTAATCTTACGATCAATGGAACAGGAAGGCTTCCCATAGCTTTGTAAGCATCTACAACCCCTTGAGCAACTCTGTCACATCTTACGATACCTCCGAAGATGTTGATTAAGATTGCTTTTACGTTTGGATCCCTTAAGATGATTCCGAAAGCAGTCTGTACTCTCTGTGCATCAGCAGTACCACCTACGTCAAGGAAGTTAGCAGGGTTACCACCAGATAATTTGATGATATCCATTGTTGCCATTGCAAGACCGGCTCCGTTTACCATACAAGCAACGTTACCATCCAGTTTAACGAAGTTAAGACCAGCTTCACCAGCTTCTACGTCCATTGGATCTTCTTCTCTTGTATCTCTTAATTCAGCTAAGTCTTTGTGACGGAATAATGAGTTGTCATCTAAAGTTACTTTAGCATCTACAGCGATAATTTTGTTATCAGAAGTTTTCAACACTGGGTTGATTTCGAAAAGAGATGCATCAATACCTGTATAAGCATTGTAAAGAGAACCGATGAATTTTACGAATTCTTTGAAAGCATTTCCTTCAAGACCTAGGTTGAAAGCAATTTTTCTAGCCTGGAATCCTTGAAGACCTAAAGCAGGGTCAATGATTTCTTTGTGGATTAAGTGAGGAGTTACTTCAGCAACGTGCTCAATATCCATACCACCTTCAGTAGAATATACGATTGTATTTTTACCTTCAGCTCTGTCTAAAAGAATAGAAACATAAAATTCTTTAGTTTCTGTTTCACCTGGATAATATACATCCTCTGCAACCAAAACAGAATTTACTTTTTTACCCTCAGCAGAAGTTTGTGGAGTTACCAACTGCATTCCGATGATGTTCTGAGCGTTTTCTTTAAGTTTATCCATGTTTGGAGAGAACTTTACACCACCACCTTTACCACGACCACCTGCGTGGATCTGAGCTTTTACTACCCACCCTTGAGCGCCAGTTTCAGCAGTTAGTTTTTCAGCAGCAGCTACAGCTTCGTCTACGTTGTTTGCAACGAAACCACGTTGGATGGCTACTCCATACTTTGATAAAATCTCTTTTGATTGATACTCGTGAAGATTCATATTATTTTTATTATTTTATTTTAAATATTTAAAGGTTGACAAATTTACTAAAAATGAACAAGGTTAAAAAGAAATTTGTCGAACTTTTAATTCATTCTTTAAGTTTACTGGTGATCTTTTCAGATTCAAAGCGGTGAATCTATAAATAATATGATAATGATCATAAAAAAATAAATCAAGGCTTCATATTCTAATGACATTTTAATCCCATTCTAATGTAGATAAGAATATTAACAAATTTCATCCTTTATCTTTGAAACCCCAAAATAAGAGATACATATCATATAAGTTTTCGGATGAAATACAGAATCAAAAAACACCTTGCTTCTACAATTCAGAAAGAACTATGGCTTTGCAGATGGGTAAAAATGCAAAATGCATCATAAACCTGAATCCAAAAAATAATTTCATCCATCCTGTATATGTATTCTAAAAAAAGAAGAAGTGTCCAGTATATTTTTCCAACAGCCAAGTCAGCATTGATTGGGAAAGTTAGAAATGGAGAAACCTGTAACCTCAGCAAAAACGAAAAATGGAAATACCCCCAAATGAGCAGGGCAAAAGACTGATCCGGTACATTACAAAAGAAAAAAAAGATGTCACTAATATTTATTTTTATGCCGTTCTCAACGGTCTTGTTTTATTGAGTGTTCCTTTAGGAATACAGTCTATAGTAAGTTTTGTAATGGGGGCTACCATGACCACTTCCATTTACATCCTCATTTTCTTTGTTGTGATCGGAACATGGCTTGCCGGATATTTCAGATTAAAGGTGATACAGATTATTGAAAAAATCCAGCAGAAAATATTTGTAGAGTTCTCCATCGCTATTGCAGATAAGATTCCCAAGGTTGATCTTGCTTATACCAGAAAATATTATCTCCCGGAGCTGGTTAATCGTTTTTTTGATATTCAGAATTTACAAAAAGGGATTTCAAAGATTTTACTGGAAATTCCTACTGCCTTGATTCAGATTGTTTTTGGAATTCTTTTACTTTCATTTTATCATCCCTGGTTTCTGGCATTTGGAGCCTTAGTCGTTATTTCTGTGGTCATTATCTTCAGATATACGATGGAAAGCGGAATTAAATCCAGTATTGAAGAGAGTAATAAAAAATATGATACTGCCGCATGGATTGAAGATATTGCCGGATCAGTAAAAACTTTTAAAATGCATTCCGGAAATGATGCTCATTTAAAAGGGACCGATGAACGGGTGGTAGAATATCTTAAACATAGAACTTCTCACTTTAGAGTTCTTGTTTTCCAGTATAAAACAATTATTGCTTTTAAAGTCATTATCACTTTAGCTATGCTGGCTATAGGAACCTATCTTCTGATCAATCAAAAGCTGAATATCGGGGCTTTCATTGCGACAGAAATTGTTGTTTTGAGTATTATGTCTGCAGTAGAAAAACTGATTGTGAGCCTTGAAAGTTATTATGATCTTATTGCATCTTTTGCGAAGCTTTCTAAAATTACTGAGCTTAAAGAGGAACAAAACGGTGAAATCATATTATTCCAGAAAGAGAAGGGAACAGAGATAGAATTTAAAAATGTAAGTTTTTCATTCAATGATCATACTCCTATCCTTTCTGATCTGAATTTTAAAATTCAGGAAAATACCATCAATGTTTTAACAGGTAAGCTAGGCGCAGGAAAAACACTCCTCCTCAACATGATCACAGGATTCTTTGAACCTAGCTCCGGAACCATTCTGGTTGACAGAATTCCATTAAAAAACATTGATAAACAGCGGCTAAGAAATCACGTAGGTCTTTATCTTGAAAATATGAAGATCATTCAGGGAACTGTAAAGGAAAATATCATATTGGGTAATAGTGAGAGTCATACAGAAGATATTCTGGAACTTTCTGAAAATATAGGGATAGAAAATATTTCCAGTATGTTCAGTAGTGGATTTTTCACCGAAGTGAGTGAAACAGATCCTGAAATCACCTTCAGTTCGAAAAAGAAAATTTTGCTTCTACGGGCACTTTTGGGTGAAAAGAGGCTTATTATTCTGGAAAACCCTTTTGCAGGAATCCGTGAAGAATATCAGGATAAAATGATACAGTACCTTTTGAAAATCAAGGAAAAAACAACCGTCATTATTGTTTCGCAAGATGCAGAGCTATTACAGCATGCGGATCAGCATATTCATCTGGAAGATGGCACTTTAAGAACATCTCATAAAAATCAGTAACATGGAATTACAGTCATTTGACAAAATATATCATATTCATAAGAAATCAAGAGTAAAAAGATGGTTTCTCTTTATTTTTATTGGAGGAATTATCACTTTATTTCTTCCCTGGACACAGAATATCAAAGTGAAAGGGAATGTAACCTCTCTTTATCAGGAACAGCGTCCACAGCAACTCCATTCTCCTATTCCGGGAAAAATCATCAAATGGTATGTAAAAAACGGAGATTATGTAAAGAAGGGAGATACACTGATGCAGCTTTCAGAAATAAAAGAAGATTATCTGGATCCGCTTTTGGTACAGAGAACCCAGGAACAGGTGAATGCAAAAAAAGGGGTTCGGGACTTTTATACCGCAAAAGCAGGAACGGTTAAAAGCCAGCTTCAAGCCTTACATTCGGCAAGAGATCTAAAACTTGCTCAGCTAAAGGGTAAAATTAACCAGCTAAATAATAAACTGGCAGGTGAGGAAGCAGAACTCGTAGCGGCAACGAATGAACTAAGACTTTCTGAAGATCAGTTTACCCGGCAGAAGAAAATGTATGAAGAAGGTTTGGTTTCTCTGACCCAGTTTCAGCAGAGAAGTATTTCCTATCAAAATGCCATTGCTAAAAAAACAGCTTCAGAAAATAAAGTTGCTCAAACCCGGCAGGAAATTATCAATACCGGTATTGAGCAGAATTCAGTAATTCAGGATTACACTGAAAAACTCAGTAAAATAGAGGGAGAACAATTTCAGAATATGGGACAGATCGAAGGCAGTGACGGGGATATTGCCAAGCTTGAAAATCAGGTTGCCAACTATAAAGCAAGACAGGGTTTATATTTTATTATTGCTTCACAGGACGGACAGGTCATACAACTCAATAAGGCAGGTATTGGAGAGGTTTTAAAAGATGGAGAAAACATAGGAACTATTGTTCCCACTGCGGTTGATTATGCGGTGGAAATCTATGTAAAACCGGTTGACCTTCCTCTTGTCAAGGAAAAACAGCGTATCATGTGTATTTTTGATGGTTTTCCTGCGATTGTATTTTCAGGATGGCCCAACTCCAGCTACGGAACATTTGGCGGAAAAATAGTTGCTATGGAAAGCAATATCAGTACCAATGGACTTTTTAAAGCCCTGGTCGTTGAAGATAAAGATGAAAAAAAATGGCCTCCAAAAATTAAAATGGGAGCAGGAGTACAGGGAATTGCCATTCTGAACGATGTACCAATATGGTATGAACTGTGGAGAAACATCAATGGTTTTCCACCTGATTATTATGAAGTGAAAAATGATCAAGCTGAGAAATATGGGAAAACTAAGTAAACTTTTTTTTATGCTGACCCTTATTTTCTTTCAATATGGTGTGGCTCAGGATTCTCTTACCATTTCTGCAAAGGAATTCATATCAGTGGTCAAAAATTATCACCCACTCGCTTTGAAATATCAACTGCAGAATAAAATTGCACAATCTGAAATCACTAAAGCCAGAGGAGCTTTCGATCCTGTTTTGGGTGGTAAAATCGGAGAAAAAAACATTGATGGAACCCAATATTATACACAAAAAAATCTGGAACTTGGTATTCCCACCTGGTACGGAATTGATCTTACCGCAGGGTACCAGTATCTGAATGGTGAAAAATTAAATTCCAGCGATACTAAAGGTGGCTTATACAACATGGGAGTTACTGTGCCTTTAGCTAAAAATCTTTTATATGATAAACGCAGGGCTATCTTGGATCAGGCAAAATTTGCATTAAAAATGACTGAAGCAGAACAAACTGTTTTGACCAATGACCTTCTTCTTGAAGCTGAAAATACATATTGGGAATGGGTACAAAGTTTTGAAATTTATCAACTACAGACCCAGGCAGTAGAAATCAATAAAAAGCGTTTAAATCTTACTCAAAAAACTTTCGAATATGGAGAGAGGGCAGCTATAGATACCGTTGAAGCCAAGTCACAACTGCAAAGCTTTGAACTTCAACAGAAAGAAGCCTATTTAAACTTTGTAAGAAACACACAAAAGCTGCAGTTATTTTTATGGAAAGATAATCAGGAGATTTATGAAATCTCTCACTCTGTATATCCTTCGGATCATCTTTCGGACCATACCGCTTATTCAGATTTTGAATTTCTTTTTCAGGAGCTTAGCACCAGGGAAATTGACAAGCATTGGTCTGTCCTTTATTATAATCAGAAACACTATATTTTAGAAAGTGAACGCAAATTAAAGTGGCAGAGCCTACTTCCCAAGCTTGATTTCACCTATAATTTCTTCAACAAAGAAAATTATCGGGGAGATTATCTTCCTCTTTTCGATAATAATTTCCAATATGGATTAAAGCTTGAAATTCCTGTATTTCAAAGAGAAGCGAGATCACATTACCAGATTGCTAAAATCAAAATAGAACAAAACCAGCTTGATGCGCAGGTTAA from Chryseobacterium indologenes encodes the following:
- a CDS encoding mechanosensitive ion channel family protein — translated: MEKTGLTYIDLVYKVLENWYVTFAELTPKLIVGILVFTFFLITSKYMSQIAVKLFHKFFPKSQKESSLVTLLSIFRFLIMLLGTFISLEIMGFSGFLWKFIGSLGVAGVIAGVALKDLVSSIFSGMLIGIDKAFKVGDYITIGTHSGTVQEIGFLTTKILTDDGKKAYIPNQVVFNAPFYNITASPQRRIILNFEIPADEDISKAQKGILEVVKNLDNVDKLDTAEVIFTDLKQGSFNLQVKFWIKIGANLAQIRSKAYLAIKERFDVDKIQLVTPTSISITNGENNLPESQDK
- a CDS encoding Gfo/Idh/MocA family oxidoreductase, whose amino-acid sequence is MQLVKAGLCAFGMSGKVFHAPFLKQHPGFFISAVVERSKNESEEKYPESTVYRSVEDMLQNAEVELVIINTPVQTHYEYAKKALEAGKNIIVEKPFTVNVEEAEELVKLAEEKGLFLSVYQNRRFDRDFQQVQKILNEGKLGNIKEAEIRFDRFRTTPSGKQHKENPDQVGSGSLHDLGAHLVDQAVQYFGYPEKLFADVFSMKGASFANDYFEILLFYKNDLRVRLKSSVFTKEDHYAYKMHGDRGSFLQERTDNQEAELVAGAIPVYGKEWMQPLKETDGILNYLNESSETQRILTSSEAGNYMDYYQQIYEHIVFGYPLPSPGKEVIENMKIIDASLVSAKEEKMILL
- the sucC gene encoding ADP-forming succinate--CoA ligase subunit beta, with product MNLHEYQSKEILSKYGVAIQRGFVANNVDEAVAAAEKLTAETGAQGWVVKAQIHAGGRGKGGGVKFSPNMDKLKENAQNIIGMQLVTPQTSAEGKKVNSVLVAEDVYYPGETETKEFYVSILLDRAEGKNTIVYSTEGGMDIEHVAEVTPHLIHKEIIDPALGLQGFQARKIAFNLGLEGNAFKEFVKFIGSLYNAYTGIDASLFEINPVLKTSDNKIIAVDAKVTLDDNSLFRHKDLAELRDTREEDPMDVEAGEAGLNFVKLDGNVACMVNGAGLAMATMDIIKLSGGNPANFLDVGGTADAQRVQTAFGIILRDPNVKAILINIFGGIVRCDRVAQGVVDAYKAMGSLPVPLIVRLQGTNAVEAKKLIDESGLPVHSAITLEEAANKVKEVLA
- a CDS encoding TonB-dependent siderophore receptor; amino-acid sequence: MKRQLLSLGLLFIAVSASAQLKNAEADTIRTQTIEDINLHKTGNPNQARTLSTKSNLTVMENPQPIAIVTHEIIEQQQAKQLSDVLQNVNGLYITSSRGNSQDSFGGRGFILGNDNIFKNGSRINSGVFPEVSGLERVEVLKGANAMLFGNTAAGGVINMITKKPKFNFGGSIGLNGGSWNSYKPTIDIYGPLSKNIAFRMNGAYEYAESFRDVVQSEKYYFNPSFLFNLSEKSQLIVEADYLKTNFTPDFGLGSITEKDQSYRLNDGISRNVFFGTDWQYQNVQQASTNVTFNHQFNERWSLNATASYQNYTKDYFSSERVQWIYDIKDKNVDPNRLSWKRPFGKTYNEQNYTSAQVNINGEFNTGKINHKVLIGSDADYSQADAYTYNVTDPKNLLYLDDPSTWGSIDMPNSTLNTRNRINTRRIGVYAQDFISLTKQLKVIAGLRWSYVENMPTLTTRFASNEKFEVANSSTSDHAFSPKVGLVYAPNENLSVFATYTNSFASNAGYTSDQFNTVNTNQPVQQIQNQLGTLSRQSIKPSTVDQYEIGIKKNFWNNALAVNLTAYQIMYNNYYQTYWFIPTSTPNAAPVNSTDTNLKEFAGNMRSRGVELDITGNPTENLSIIGGFSYNNSVYLNTPEKGYVENQRLVRTPATTANVSVFYKFTNYVKGLKVGAGIYYIGDRIAGWNDSKSTNVSRNNVSRMFDLKDYTTVSVSIGYEWQKFSIQGRVGNLFDVVNYNVHENYSVNPITPRNYYFTLTYKL
- a CDS encoding outer membrane beta-barrel protein codes for the protein MKKLILTGILAVAGLTATANAQIQKGNWMVGGNLAGANFGLNKGGGYDFNIQPKGAYFIEDNVALGGYVDLGFKGAKDAPTTFTYNVGALGRYYLNPGEQGVNNLLHHGRWFLEGNVGIGGTSISKGGSSSNGLNFGFGPGYSYFITPNIGLEGLVKYDANAGFGSGGYTNKITFGLGFQIYLPTSKAKQIINDVK
- a CDS encoding peroxiredoxin encodes the protein MLIKLGDTAPNFQAESSVGDINFYNYLGNSWGILFSHPADYTPVCTTELGFTSKLQSEFAQRDTKVIALSVDGVEDHQNWVKDINETQNTDVQFPIIADKERKISELYDFIHPNASATATVRSLLIIDPAKKVRLIITYPASTGRNFNEILRVLDSLQLVDGYQVATPVNWEYGDDVIVPPTVSTEDAIKKFPKGVTEIKPYLRYTPQPNI